One stretch of Eupeodes corollae chromosome 2, idEupCoro1.1, whole genome shotgun sequence DNA includes these proteins:
- the LOC129947478 gene encoding vacuolar protein sorting-associated protein 33A — protein sequence MFPYLASSRVNLQLYQETACRELLEILEKCDGSKTIVLDDNLFGPIFLVARPSLFSERNITIERLRPDTRFSKDVKNIIYITRPELKHMDIIASHIHGGLPSDNRTFYLYFVPRKSCLCTKQLEIKGVYGNFANIDNLPWIFFPVDKDILSMELPNSFRDLALDDDLTCLYQAAIGLVHIQKIYGRIPKIYGKGKFALKVWEHAKLMGTEDKTMFNSDKGAIDQMIILDRSIDLMSVLATQLTYEGLIDEIYSIRQNKVSLPGKNFSKASDDANLVAEQKILCLNSDEKLYGELRDKNFNEVGKILSKRAKEISSQMETNYQDKSVQDMKILVFRLPELMNQKKSVATHTTVAELIREYLDTYEFADDLSAEQEFMVCEDIDKQSAYIEDLIAKKSDLRNVLRLMCIQCAAASGFKQKVLDYYKRELVQVYGIQTLLSISNLEKTGLLKTQTENRPYAVLRKTLNLTVDDVVEVAPKDISYVHSFYAPLTVRIVEQSLKPLGWQSLKSSINVLPGKTFDDFQAQLIGINGRQSSTPSEGSSLNVPRVVLVFFVGGCTFAEISALRFLSQQEDNNVEFVIATTKLLNKNSFLDTLIEFA from the exons atgtttCCATACCTCGCAAGTAGTCGAGTGAATCTTCAGCTATATCAAGAAACTGCATGTCGGGAACTCTTAGAAATACTTGAAAAATgtgatggatcaaaaacaatcGTGTTGGATGACAATCTTTTTGGTCCCATTTTTTTGGTAGCCAGACCCAGCCTTTTTTCCGAGAGAAATATAACAATAGAACGCCTACGCCCAGATACACGCTTTTCTaaagatgttaaaaatataatttacattACACGGCCTGAGTTGAAGCATATGGACATTATTGCCAGTCACATCCATGGCGGTTTGCCATCCGATAACCGAACATTCTATTTATACTTCGTCCCTCGCAAATCTTGCCTTTGCACAAAGCAACTGGAAATCAAAGGCGTCTACGGCAATTTCGCAAACATTGATAACCTACCGTGGATCTTTTTCCCAGTTGATAAAGATATTCTGTCGATGGAACTACCGAATAGCTTCAGAGATCTCGCTCTAGACGATGATCTCACATGCCTGTACCAAGCTGCCATTGGCTTGGTtcacattcaaaaaatatatggcCGCATACCAAAGATTTACGGAAAAGGGAAATTTGCACTAAAAGTATGGGAACACGCCAAACTAATGGGTACCGAGGACAAGACTATGTTTAACTCGGATAAAGGTGCAATCGATCAAATGATAATTCTTGATCGTAGCATAGACTTAATGAGTGTTTTAGCCACTCAATTAACATATGAAGGACTTATAGATGAGATTTACTCAATTCGTCAGAACAAAGTATCGCTTCCAGggaaaaatttttcaaaagccagCGATGACGCGAACTTAGTTGctgaacaaaaaattctttgtttaaACTCAGATGAAAAACTCTATGGTGAATTGCGAGATAAGAACTTCAATGAAGTTGGCAAAATCCTTTCGAAGCGTGCGAAAGAAATAAGTTCGCAAATGGAAACTAACTATCAAGACAAATCTGTTCAGGATatgaaaatattagtttttagacTGCCAGAACTTATGAATCAAAAGAAATCGGTTGCCACTCATACCACAGTTGCTGAGTTAATAAGAGAATATTTAGATACTTATGAATTTGCCGATGATTTATCTGCGGAACAAGAATTCATGGTTTGCGAAGATATTGATAAACAGAGTGCATATATTGAAGATTTAATAGCAAAAAAATCGGATCTCCGAAATGTGCTGCGGTTGATGTGTATTCAATGTGCGGCTGCTTCGGGGTTTAAGCAAAAG GTTTTGGATTATTATAAAAGAGAATTAGTCCAAGTTTATGGAATTCAGACTCTTCTTTCTATaagtaatttggaaaaaacaGGACTTCTAAAAACCCAAACTGAGAATCGACCATATGCTGTCCTTAGAAAG ACTCTGAACTTGACAGTGGACGATGTTGTTGAAGTAGCACCAAAAGACATAAGTTATGTGCACAGTTTTTACGCTCCCCTAACCGTGCGGATTGTTGAACAAAGCCTTAAACCACTCGGTTGGCAATCTCTTAAGAGTTCAATAAACGTCCTACCTGGTAAAACATTTGATGACTTCCAAGCACAGCTTATTGGAATCAACGGCCGTCAGTCGTCTACACCAAGTGAAGGATCTTCACTAAATGTACCTCGTGTTGTTCTCGTTTTTTTCGTAGGTGGGTGTACTTTCGCTGAAATATCAGCGCTACGGTTTTTATCGCAACAAGAAGACAACAATGTTGAATTTGTTATTGCAAccacaaaacttttaaacaaaaattcattccTAGacactttaattgaatttgcCTGA